One region of Termitidicoccus mucosus genomic DNA includes:
- a CDS encoding Gfo/Idh/MocA family protein, protein MTSPAQPPRPTRKQFLKAAGLLCAGIALPRFASGEPASPSLRAASRAAARTTANSRIRLAAIGTGGKGGRNLTDFLKNFRNIECVGVADPKAEARAKGGRIAKLPDDAVHSDFRDMLEKGGIDAVCVATPDHWHVPATLACIRRGIAVYVEKPLCRTLAEGRLLADTAAALDAKVLVGSQQRSMYPAILKAVRAVRSGRVGELRTIRVLLHKGNPGVPFTVEPVPPTIDYPLWLGPAPDKPYSARRVGGTFRQISDYSEGSISDWGAHHLDIVQMVLGMDRGGPSEVEGTGLFPAEGLYDVPYQYDARLYYPSRKVTVVVTTDPKDFPEVRGAKGLTNGIRFEGSEGFIFCDRVKTIASSPSMLDAGDFEGKAINRAAHLKNFMDMITQGAAPCAPTETGHRSATLCHLVYTAVRLRAHLKWDPVMERFEGANAGLANRALAIPRKEEWYHI, encoded by the coding sequence ATGACCTCCCCCGCCCAGCCCCCGCGCCCGACGCGCAAGCAGTTCCTCAAGGCCGCCGGCCTGCTTTGCGCCGGCATCGCGCTGCCCCGGTTTGCCTCCGGCGAGCCGGCGTCGCCCAGCCTCCGCGCCGCCAGCCGCGCCGCCGCCCGCACCACGGCCAACTCCCGCATCCGCCTCGCCGCCATCGGCACCGGCGGAAAGGGCGGGCGCAACCTGACCGATTTCCTCAAAAACTTCCGCAACATCGAGTGCGTCGGCGTGGCCGACCCGAAAGCCGAGGCCCGCGCCAAGGGCGGACGCATCGCCAAGCTCCCTGACGACGCCGTCCATTCCGATTTTCGCGACATGCTGGAGAAAGGCGGCATCGACGCCGTGTGCGTTGCCACGCCCGACCACTGGCACGTGCCGGCCACGCTCGCCTGCATCCGGCGCGGCATCGCCGTGTATGTGGAAAAACCGCTCTGCCGCACGCTGGCCGAGGGACGCCTGCTGGCCGACACCGCGGCCGCGCTCGACGCGAAGGTGCTCGTCGGCAGCCAGCAGCGCTCGATGTATCCGGCCATCCTCAAGGCCGTGCGCGCGGTGCGCTCGGGCCGCGTCGGCGAGTTGCGGACCATCCGCGTGCTCCTGCACAAGGGCAACCCCGGCGTGCCCTTCACCGTCGAGCCCGTCCCGCCGACCATCGACTATCCGCTCTGGCTCGGCCCCGCGCCGGACAAGCCGTATTCCGCCCGGCGCGTCGGCGGCACGTTCCGGCAGATTTCCGATTATTCCGAGGGCTCCATCAGCGACTGGGGCGCGCATCACCTCGACATCGTGCAGATGGTGCTCGGCATGGACCGCGGCGGCCCGTCCGAGGTGGAGGGCACGGGGTTGTTTCCGGCCGAAGGGCTCTACGACGTGCCCTACCAATACGACGCGCGCCTGTATTATCCGTCGAGGAAAGTCACCGTCGTCGTGACCACCGACCCGAAGGATTTCCCGGAGGTGCGCGGCGCGAAGGGGCTCACCAACGGCATCCGTTTCGAGGGCAGCGAGGGTTTCATTTTCTGCGACCGTGTGAAAACCATCGCCAGTTCACCCTCCATGCTCGATGCCGGCGACTTCGAGGGAAAGGCGATCAACCGGGCCGCGCACCTGAAAAACTTCATGGACATGATCACGCAGGGAGCGGCCCCCTGCGCCCCGACCGAGACCGGCCACCGCTCGGCCACGCTCTGCCACCTTGTCTATACGGCGGTCCGCCTGCGCGCCCATTTGAAATGGGACCCCGTCATGGAACGCTTCGAGGGCGCCAATGCCGGACTCGCCAACCGCGCCCTCGCCATCCCCCGCAAGGAGGAATGGTACCACATTTGA
- a CDS encoding Gfo/Idh/MocA family protein yields the protein MKLPRKLRYGMIGGGRGAFIGAVHRMAAALDGHIELAAGCFSADPAKSRESGADLHLDPARVYADFAEMARREAARPAGERLDFVSIVTRNNTHFAIASAFLKAGFNVVCEKPVTLTLAEARKLRDLVRRSGKVFALTHNYTGYPMVKEARAKIRAGELGRILKVVVEYPQGYATGTVAETARAKGGAEAQISGWRANSAVAGASNCMGDIGTHAANLAHYITGLGIDAVCADLTAFAGGALDDDGNCLLRFAGGAKGILYASQVSNGEENNLVIRVYGTKAALEWHQEHPNELVIKAADRPVQIWRRGNTYLSPEARMATRLPFGHPEAFIEAFANVYRSAAQAIADDVFGRNSPRTGYDFPTIDDGVRGMAFIETVVKSSRARAKWTKFPKV from the coding sequence ATGAAACTCCCTCGCAAACTACGTTATGGCATGATTGGCGGCGGGCGCGGCGCGTTCATCGGCGCGGTGCACCGCATGGCCGCGGCGCTTGACGGCCACATCGAACTGGCCGCCGGCTGCTTCTCCGCCGACCCCGCAAAATCCCGCGAGTCCGGCGCGGACCTGCACCTCGACCCGGCGCGCGTTTACGCGGACTTCGCCGAGATGGCCCGCCGGGAAGCCGCCCGTCCGGCTGGCGAACGCCTCGACTTCGTCAGCATCGTCACCCGCAACAACACCCATTTCGCCATCGCGTCCGCCTTCCTCAAGGCCGGCTTCAACGTCGTTTGCGAAAAACCCGTGACGCTCACTCTCGCCGAGGCGCGCAAGCTCCGCGACCTCGTGCGGCGCTCCGGAAAGGTGTTCGCGCTCACGCACAATTATACCGGCTACCCGATGGTCAAGGAGGCGCGCGCCAAGATCCGCGCCGGTGAACTCGGACGCATCCTCAAAGTCGTCGTCGAGTATCCGCAGGGCTACGCCACCGGCACCGTCGCCGAGACTGCCCGCGCGAAGGGCGGCGCGGAGGCGCAAATCTCCGGCTGGCGCGCCAATTCCGCCGTCGCCGGCGCATCGAATTGCATGGGTGACATCGGCACCCACGCCGCCAACCTCGCCCATTATATCACGGGACTCGGCATCGACGCCGTGTGCGCCGACCTCACCGCCTTTGCCGGCGGCGCGCTCGACGACGACGGCAACTGCCTGCTGCGCTTCGCCGGCGGCGCAAAGGGCATCCTGTATGCGTCGCAGGTCTCCAACGGCGAGGAAAACAACCTCGTCATCCGCGTTTACGGCACCAAGGCCGCGCTCGAATGGCATCAGGAACACCCGAACGAACTCGTCATCAAGGCGGCCGACCGCCCCGTGCAAATCTGGCGCCGGGGCAACACTTACCTGAGCCCGGAGGCGCGGATGGCGACGCGCCTGCCCTTCGGCCATCCCGAGGCGTTTATCGAGGCGTTTGCCAATGTCTATCGCTCTGCGGCCCAAGCCATTGCCGATGATGTTTTCGGACGCAATTCACCGCGGACGGGTTATGATTTCCCCACCATCGACGACGGCGTGCGCGGCATGGCCTTCATCGAGACGGTGGTGAAAAGTTCCCGCGCCCGCGCGAAGTGGACCAAGTTCCCCAAAGTCTGA
- a CDS encoding glycosyl hydrolase family 28-related protein has translation MSNPHTMNLKIWIRGLLPAGLAAVLLLPSGMLRSAPSGAAAGYRSVIDHGANGADDIDDTAAFQKAIDAASGEAGGVVFVPAGRYLISDTLVLAKSAVTLMGEGRATSAARTPTGSMLVLRPGKTNTAVLVRDCSYSGLKNLSIERETGAAAGPIPEKNRKDAIVRMEGTYHAFACELLLINAVCGVEIVNGISPLLEDVDIKSPRGDYGVWLRGSGKPADGGKFRKVDAALFYRLSGGADRESRVEWVVVGPNADGAEVNDARFVAGSRGLVLRGGDPAAGDIRPKYIYTHKFGCDHVADEGVLMEAGNDVFMTNTWIGQNKNASGIVVGPEFTGGLLMTNVRVRGAGGHGMHIQGGRNIYINNPLIGACGTNRDLVPPSSKEAAGILIEAGVTQLRVTGGGVGGMFEQGGRSRQHYGIRYQGTDKQAAKDSVRISGVDTDGNAVPFSPAGLSLDGK, from the coding sequence ATGTCAAATCCTCACACAATGAACCTCAAAATCTGGATTCGCGGCCTGTTGCCGGCTGGCTTGGCCGCGGTGCTATTGCTCCCCTCCGGCATGCTCCGCAGCGCTCCGTCGGGCGCAGCGGCGGGCTATCGCTCGGTCATCGACCATGGCGCAAACGGCGCGGACGACATCGACGACACGGCGGCGTTTCAAAAGGCCATCGACGCCGCAAGCGGGGAAGCCGGCGGCGTGGTGTTTGTGCCGGCGGGCCGCTATCTGATCAGCGACACGCTGGTGCTCGCGAAGTCCGCCGTGACGCTGATGGGCGAGGGGAGGGCGACCTCGGCGGCGCGCACTCCGACGGGCTCGATGCTGGTGCTGCGCCCCGGCAAAACCAACACCGCCGTGCTCGTGCGGGACTGCTCCTACAGCGGCCTGAAAAACCTTTCCATCGAACGCGAGACCGGCGCGGCGGCGGGCCCGATCCCGGAGAAGAACCGCAAGGATGCCATCGTGCGGATGGAAGGCACGTATCACGCCTTCGCCTGCGAATTGCTCCTCATCAACGCGGTGTGCGGGGTCGAGATCGTCAACGGCATCAGTCCGCTGCTGGAGGACGTGGACATCAAGAGCCCGCGCGGCGACTACGGCGTCTGGCTGCGCGGTTCGGGCAAACCGGCGGACGGGGGCAAATTCCGCAAGGTGGACGCGGCCTTGTTTTACCGGCTTTCCGGCGGGGCTGACCGCGAGTCGCGCGTGGAATGGGTGGTGGTCGGCCCGAATGCGGACGGCGCCGAGGTGAATGACGCGCGCTTCGTCGCGGGAAGCCGGGGGCTGGTGCTGCGCGGCGGCGACCCGGCCGCCGGCGACATCCGGCCGAAATACATCTACACGCACAAGTTCGGCTGCGACCATGTGGCGGACGAGGGCGTGCTCATGGAGGCGGGCAACGACGTGTTCATGACCAACACGTGGATCGGCCAGAACAAAAACGCGTCGGGCATCGTGGTGGGGCCGGAGTTCACGGGCGGCCTGCTCATGACCAATGTCCGCGTGCGCGGCGCCGGCGGGCACGGCATGCACATCCAGGGCGGCCGGAACATTTATATCAACAATCCCCTGATCGGCGCATGCGGCACCAACCGCGATCTGGTGCCCCCGTCGTCCAAGGAGGCGGCGGGCATTCTCATCGAGGCCGGCGTCACTCAGTTGCGCGTGACCGGCGGCGGCGTGGGCGGGATGTTCGAGCAGGGCGGCCGCTCCCGGCAGCACTACGGCATCCGTTATCAGGGCACGGACAAACAGGCGGCAAAAGACTCGGTGCGCATTTCCGGCGTGGACACGGACGGCAATGCCGTCCCCTTCAGCCCGGCGGGCCTGTCGCTGGACGGGAAATAA
- a CDS encoding GntR family transcriptional regulator, protein MAPPKLHLVRNGPQPIYQQISAHLKARIAAGEFPPGAKLPGIKVLAKSLGVNHLTLRQAIRKLEEERIVVTESACGTFVTDGKPTQLKVALVLPNLNESSSQISASIQEQFSQSKSTVDILHFDENPERENEHLKRVVTEGYDGAVVFPSLNPVSIKSLLQTVIDGFPLVFIDRVPGQFPCWSVSADNHHGGYLATSHLIERGCKRIACDISGLAGVSDRYDGFMRAMGDHHLPVDYALARKFASNDDQIEQVVSQWMALPQPPDGIVFGNDWQALRGIRAVVASGRRVPHDVRVMGFDNLSICEICTPPLSSIQQDYGAIGRQSAQLLQELVALPREKRFGDRHISVPVRLVMREST, encoded by the coding sequence ATGGCTCCGCCCAAACTCCACCTCGTCCGCAACGGCCCGCAGCCGATTTACCAGCAGATCAGCGCGCACCTGAAGGCGCGCATCGCGGCGGGCGAGTTTCCGCCCGGCGCCAAGCTGCCCGGCATCAAGGTGCTCGCGAAATCGCTCGGCGTGAACCACCTCACGCTCCGCCAGGCCATCCGCAAGCTGGAGGAGGAGCGCATCGTCGTGACCGAGTCGGCCTGCGGCACGTTTGTCACCGACGGCAAGCCCACGCAGCTCAAGGTCGCGCTCGTGCTGCCCAATCTCAACGAAAGCTCCTCGCAAATTTCCGCCTCCATCCAGGAGCAGTTTTCGCAGTCGAAATCCACCGTGGACATCCTCCACTTCGACGAAAACCCGGAGCGGGAAAACGAACACCTCAAGCGGGTCGTCACCGAGGGCTACGACGGCGCGGTGGTGTTTCCCAGCCTGAATCCCGTCTCCATCAAATCGCTGCTTCAGACCGTGATCGACGGCTTCCCGCTCGTGTTCATCGACCGCGTGCCCGGGCAATTTCCGTGCTGGTCGGTCTCGGCCGACAACCATCACGGCGGCTACCTCGCCACCAGCCATCTCATCGAGCGCGGCTGCAAGCGCATCGCCTGCGACATCTCCGGGCTGGCCGGCGTGAGCGACCGCTACGACGGCTTCATGCGCGCGATGGGCGACCATCACCTCCCAGTCGATTACGCGCTCGCCCGGAAATTCGCGAGCAACGACGACCAGATCGAGCAGGTCGTCTCGCAATGGATGGCGCTCCCGCAGCCGCCCGACGGCATCGTCTTCGGCAACGACTGGCAGGCACTGCGCGGCATCCGCGCCGTCGTCGCGAGCGGCCGCCGCGTCCCGCACGACGTGCGCGTGATGGGCTTCGACAACCTCTCCATCTGCGAAATCTGCACGCCGCCGCTCAGTTCCATCCAGCAGGATTACGGCGCCATCGGCCGCCAGTCCGCGCAACTTTTGCAGGAACTCGTCGCGCTGCCCCGCGAAAAACGTTTCGGCGACCGCCACATCAGCGTGCCGGTGCGCCTGGTGATGCGGGAAAGCACGTGA
- a CDS encoding aldo/keto reductase: MRTIKLGQSELQVPVVAVGCMRINRLGSKQEAERFVQTALDQGANFFDHADIYGNGDCEAIFADAVHMSGSVRAKLILQSKCGIVRGRMFDFSKEHILASVDGSLKRLRTDYLDVLLLHRPDALVEPEEVAGAFDALHASGKVRHFGVSNQNPMQIRLLQKSLRQPIVANQLQLSITNAAMISTGIHVNMLEDSSVDRDGSVLDFCRLGDITVQPWSPFQYGFFEGVFLGNEKFPKLNAKIDELAAKYQVSNTTIALAWILRHPANMQPVTGTMNIGRLKDCIKAADVRITREEWYAIYLAAGNTLP, from the coding sequence ATGAGGACGATAAAATTGGGGCAGTCGGAGTTGCAGGTGCCGGTGGTCGCGGTCGGATGCATGCGCATCAACCGCCTGGGCAGCAAACAGGAGGCGGAGCGCTTCGTGCAGACGGCGCTGGACCAGGGCGCGAATTTTTTCGACCACGCCGACATCTACGGCAACGGGGATTGCGAGGCGATTTTCGCCGATGCCGTCCACATGAGCGGAAGCGTGCGGGCGAAGCTCATCCTCCAGTCCAAGTGCGGAATCGTGCGCGGGCGCATGTTTGATTTTTCAAAGGAGCACATACTCGCTTCCGTGGACGGCAGCCTGAAGCGGCTGCGGACCGACTATCTGGATGTACTGCTCTTGCACCGTCCCGACGCGCTGGTGGAACCGGAGGAGGTCGCCGGGGCTTTCGATGCCCTGCACGCCAGCGGCAAGGTCCGCCACTTCGGCGTGTCCAATCAAAATCCCATGCAGATCCGGCTGCTGCAAAAGTCGCTGCGGCAGCCGATCGTGGCCAACCAACTGCAATTGAGCATCACGAACGCGGCCATGATTTCCACGGGCATCCACGTGAACATGCTGGAGGACAGCTCGGTGGATCGCGATGGCAGCGTGCTGGATTTCTGCCGGCTGGGCGACATCACGGTGCAGCCGTGGTCGCCGTTCCAATACGGGTTTTTCGAGGGAGTGTTTCTCGGCAATGAGAAATTTCCGAAACTGAACGCGAAGATCGACGAGCTCGCCGCCAAGTACCAGGTATCGAACACCACCATCGCGCTCGCGTGGATTTTGCGCCATCCGGCGAACATGCAGCCCGTGACGGGAACGATGAACATCGGGCGCCTGAAGGATTGCATCAAGGCCGCCGATGTCCGCATCACCCGCGAGGAGTGGTATGCGATTTACCTCGCGGCGGGAAACACGCTGCCGTGA
- a CDS encoding carbohydrate ABC transporter permease — MRHLALALAALATLMPFFVMLLFSLKDFAQTSWSFWSPPSPWRWENYGFALKASGAYVGNSLIVSAGACSLALLAAVPAAHAFSALAAKWSSRAYALVVAMLMVPNILLLVPLFLVTRSLGLLDSYLGLILPQAAGMLPVTIFLLKESFDGIPRDLFDAARIDGAGEARVIAHIVVPMSMPIFSSVCILNLLASWNNYVWPLITTQTPALRTIPLGLAFLVTEQNLMFEPGKLMATYAVASVPLVVFFLIAMKPFVRGLASGALKE; from the coding sequence GTGCGGCATCTCGCGCTGGCGCTGGCGGCGCTGGCGACGTTGATGCCGTTTTTCGTCATGCTGCTTTTCTCGCTGAAGGATTTTGCGCAGACGAGCTGGTCGTTCTGGTCGCCGCCCTCGCCGTGGCGCTGGGAGAACTACGGGTTCGCGCTCAAGGCGAGCGGCGCCTACGTGGGCAACAGCCTCATCGTGAGCGCGGGCGCGTGCTCGCTGGCGCTGCTGGCGGCGGTGCCGGCGGCGCACGCGTTCAGCGCGCTGGCGGCGAAATGGAGCTCGCGCGCCTACGCGCTGGTGGTCGCGATGCTGATGGTGCCGAACATCCTGCTGCTGGTGCCGCTGTTTCTGGTGACGCGCTCGCTCGGACTGCTCGACAGTTACCTGGGGCTGATTCTGCCGCAGGCGGCGGGCATGCTGCCGGTGACGATTTTTTTGCTGAAGGAGTCGTTCGACGGGATCCCGCGCGACCTTTTCGACGCGGCGCGCATCGACGGCGCGGGCGAGGCGCGGGTCATCGCGCACATCGTGGTGCCGATGAGCATGCCGATTTTCAGCAGCGTGTGCATTTTGAATTTGCTCGCGAGCTGGAACAACTACGTGTGGCCGCTCATCACCACGCAGACGCCGGCGCTGCGCACCATCCCGCTCGGGCTGGCGTTTCTGGTCACGGAGCAGAATCTGATGTTCGAGCCGGGCAAGCTGATGGCGACCTACGCGGTGGCCTCGGTGCCGCTGGTGGTTTTCTTTTTGATCGCGATGAAGCCGTTCGTGCGCGGTCTGGCCAGCGGGGCGTTGAAGGAGTGA
- a CDS encoding carbohydrate ABC transporter permease, giving the protein MKKQHQAAVCDFSQTTRRVLLLGPALVMLAVFVFYPALSALRLAFFETDGLSPERFAGADNFTAMARDSVAGLSAWNLLLYAAMLIPLQTIGPLLGAKLLHGLRSMRAAYFYRTLLVLPVVVPTITIVLIWREIYGINGPLNQALAALGAGGQHSWLGEPALALPAIVATGFPWMGGVSLLVYLGAFLAIPVSFREAAVLDGAGAWDVFWKIELPQLRPQIVLIATMSILGALQGFENILLLTNGGPFNATLTPALYLFRQGFEFGNLGYASALGLVLLVACVGLSLLVRALNARTR; this is encoded by the coding sequence ATGAAAAAACAGCACCAGGCGGCGGTGTGTGATTTTTCGCAGACGACACGGCGGGTGCTGTTGCTCGGGCCGGCGCTCGTGATGCTGGCGGTGTTCGTGTTTTATCCGGCGCTGTCGGCGCTGCGGCTGGCGTTTTTCGAGACCGACGGGCTTTCGCCGGAACGGTTTGCCGGCGCGGACAATTTCACCGCGATGGCGCGCGATAGCGTGGCGGGGTTGTCGGCGTGGAATCTTCTGCTTTACGCGGCGATGCTGATCCCGCTGCAAACCATCGGGCCGCTGCTCGGCGCGAAGCTGCTGCACGGGCTGCGCTCGATGCGCGCGGCGTATTTTTATCGCACGCTGCTGGTGCTGCCGGTGGTGGTGCCGACCATTACCATCGTGCTGATCTGGCGCGAAATCTACGGCATCAACGGCCCGCTGAACCAGGCGCTCGCGGCGCTCGGGGCGGGCGGGCAGCATAGCTGGCTGGGCGAGCCGGCGCTGGCGCTGCCGGCCATCGTGGCGACGGGTTTCCCGTGGATGGGCGGCGTGAGCCTGCTGGTGTATCTGGGCGCGTTTCTGGCGATTCCGGTTTCGTTTCGCGAGGCTGCGGTGCTCGACGGCGCGGGCGCGTGGGATGTGTTTTGGAAAATCGAGCTGCCGCAGCTGCGCCCGCAAATCGTGCTCATCGCCACGATGTCGATTCTCGGGGCCTTGCAGGGATTCGAGAACATCCTGCTGCTGACCAACGGCGGGCCGTTCAACGCGACGCTCACGCCGGCGCTGTATTTGTTCCGGCAGGGTTTTGAGTTTGGCAACCTCGGCTACGCGAGCGCGCTGGGGCTGGTGCTGCTGGTGGCGTGCGTGGGGCTGAGCCTGCTGGTGCGGGCGCTCAACGCGCGGACGCGTTGA
- a CDS encoding ABC transporter substrate-binding protein yields the protein MVASPCFRFFWRAGFCAFAVLSGWCGIRASDTERPLQVATFFAEFMPGLRETAAAYQAETGVGVRVQGIPYAMHPMWVRTQFLSGSPPDVLILEGTDLPWMYGQAGLLERCDRLLEEPNAWDARHPRWEDFFEPDLVQISRDATGALWALPFTQYRVGFFYDRTTYERLGIREPDTWSGLVENFRATTGSGLPAIAVAVKSNDAQSQWMGELMLEFLLRPAAERVNLRHAEGWRFAADDPTSVRGEVIDLAERIVAFERGLIDPARSEAFAEVARLLAEFSKTWRPDFLSLDGEQIFTLFAGGRVAHFLNGTWYVRELRELQKALGEATGRPAFAWGVFPFPQIDARATSLPRLGHMPQNAGMRACILIPKKDDPTARARVLRFAQYLTSPAVASRFFGEGDVYDPSALRDVEPRAELRALLAPHQSAVLGMAHFNGYDAESTSEFWTAWQRFLGGRVDRRGFLEEFSGAQRRALQRLAARYLSDEDRAFIARELGRDFR from the coding sequence ATGGTTGCCTCCCCTTGCTTTCGTTTTTTCTGGCGCGCCGGTTTCTGCGCGTTCGCCGTCCTGTCCGGATGGTGCGGTATCCGAGCATCGGATACGGAGCGGCCGTTGCAGGTGGCGACGTTTTTTGCCGAGTTCATGCCGGGGCTGCGCGAGACGGCGGCGGCGTATCAGGCGGAGACGGGCGTCGGGGTGCGCGTGCAGGGGATTCCCTATGCGATGCATCCGATGTGGGTGCGGACGCAGTTCCTCTCCGGCTCGCCGCCGGACGTGTTGATCCTGGAAGGGACGGATTTGCCTTGGATGTATGGTCAGGCGGGGCTGCTGGAGCGATGCGACCGGCTGCTGGAGGAGCCGAATGCGTGGGACGCGCGGCATCCGCGGTGGGAGGACTTTTTTGAGCCGGACCTGGTGCAGATCTCACGGGACGCGACGGGCGCGCTGTGGGCGCTGCCGTTCACGCAATACCGCGTGGGTTTCTTTTATGACCGGACCACCTACGAGCGGCTCGGTATTCGCGAGCCGGATACGTGGTCGGGACTGGTGGAGAATTTCCGCGCGACGACCGGCTCCGGGCTGCCGGCCATTGCGGTGGCGGTAAAATCAAACGACGCGCAAAGCCAGTGGATGGGCGAGCTCATGCTGGAGTTTCTGCTGCGCCCGGCGGCGGAGCGCGTGAACCTGCGCCACGCGGAGGGCTGGCGGTTCGCGGCGGACGACCCGACGAGCGTGCGCGGGGAGGTCATCGACCTGGCGGAGCGCATCGTGGCGTTTGAGCGCGGGCTGATCGACCCGGCGAGGTCGGAGGCGTTCGCCGAGGTGGCGCGGCTGCTGGCGGAGTTTTCGAAGACGTGGCGGCCGGATTTCCTGAGCCTGGACGGGGAGCAGATTTTCACGTTGTTCGCGGGCGGGCGGGTGGCGCATTTTCTGAACGGCACGTGGTATGTGCGCGAGTTGCGCGAGCTGCAAAAGGCGCTGGGCGAGGCCACGGGGCGCCCGGCGTTTGCGTGGGGCGTGTTTCCGTTTCCGCAGATCGACGCGCGCGCGACCTCGCTCCCGCGTCTCGGCCACATGCCGCAGAACGCGGGCATGCGCGCATGCATCCTGATTCCAAAAAAAGACGATCCGACGGCGCGCGCACGGGTGCTGCGGTTTGCGCAATACCTGACCAGCCCGGCGGTGGCGTCGCGGTTTTTCGGCGAGGGCGACGTGTATGACCCGTCGGCGCTGCGCGACGTGGAACCGCGGGCGGAGTTGCGGGCGTTGCTCGCGCCGCACCAGTCGGCGGTGCTGGGCATGGCGCACTTCAACGGCTACGACGCGGAATCGACGAGCGAATTCTGGACGGCGTGGCAGCGTTTTCTCGGCGGGCGCGTGGACCGGCGTGGCTTTCTTGAGGAGTTCTCGGGTGCGCAGCGGCGGGCGTTGCAACGGCTGGCGGCGCGGTATTTGTCGGACGAGGACCGGGCGTTCATCGCGCGGGAGCTGGGGAGGGATTTTCGATGA